The DNA sequence CACCCTGGTGCACTGTTCTTTGGAGGGAACCTGGAAACCCTCAGTGATAAACCTGGAAGTCAGTTACATCAGTCACTGGTTGATTTTTATCAGCGTTATTACTCAGCCAATCTGATGAAAGCGGTGATTTACAGCAACGCATCTTTGGCTGAGATGAAACTGATGGCGGTAAAAACATGGGGACGGGTAGCTAACCGTCATACGCTACTGCCCGAAATTGGCGTACCGGTCGTGACAGACAAAGAGCGCGGGATAATGATTCATTATGTTCCTGCTCAGCCGCATAAACAGTTAAAAATTGATTTTATCATAGACAACAACAGCTCACAGTTCCGCAGCAAAACGGATACCTTGATTTCCTATATGTTGAACAACCGGACTAAAAATACGTTGTCTGACTGGTTGCAGCAGCAGGGACTTGCCGAAGGGATCAGTGCTGGGGCTGACCCCATGCTGTATCGTAATTCGGGTGTCTTTACCATCTCGGTCAGCTTAAAAGATAAGGGGCTGGCTGAACGTGATCGTGTTATTGCCGCCGTGTTCAGTTATTTGCAATTACTCAAATCAGCAGGGATTGATAAGCGTTACTTTGATGAAATGGGCAGAGTGCTGAACATTGATTATCGTTACCCTTCCATCACACGCGATATGAATTACATTCAATGGCTGGCCGATATGCTGTTGAGGGTACCAGTGGAGCATGTGCTGGATGCCCCCTATCTGGCTGACGACTATAACCCGGCAGCGATAGCCAGACGATTGTCAGAAATGACCCCGGAAGCGGCGAGAATCTGGGTTATCAGTCCGAATGAACCGCATAATAAACGTGCTTATTTTGTTGATGCGCCTTATCAAATGGAAAAAATAACCGCGGCTGAATTCGAACAGTGGCAGCAGTTAGCTGGCAAGGTTGCGTTATCACTACCGACACCTAATCCTTACATTGCTGATGACTTCACTCTGGTAACTCAGCCAGCGAAAGCTTTGCTTCCTGAAACATTAGTTGATCAGCCTGGATTCAGAGTTCGTTATACGCCATCGCAACTGTTCGCTGACGAACCGAAAGCGATGCTCACCCTGACGTTACGTAATCCGCAGACGATGAGTAATGCTAAAAATCAGGTGTTATATAGTCTTAATGACTATCTGGCCGCGCTGGCAACTGATGCTTTACGCTCTCAGGCCTCAATAGCCGGAGTCAACTTTTCGACGACTGAAAATGGTGGCGTCACGTTTACACTCAGTGGATTTACACAATATCTTCCTACGCTGACAGAAGCGCTGCTACGTGATTATGCTAATTACCAGACTGATGAACAGCAACTGGCGCAAGCAAAAGCCTGGTATCTGGAGCGACTGGATGCGGCTGAACGTGGTAAAGCATTTGAACAAGCATTGCAACCAGCACAACTGGTTTCGCAGCTACCTTATATTCAACGGCGGGAACGACGAGCGGTTATTCCTGATATCACACTTGCTGATCTCAAGCGTTATCGGTTGATGCTGCTGCAGGAGGCGACCCCAGACTTACTGGTGGTGGGAAATATGGCACCTGGCAGCGTGAAAAAGCTGGCACAAAGCCTGAAAAACATCACTGGCAGTCAGGGAAAGAGATTCTGGTATGGTGATGATGTAGTGATTGATAAAAAAATCGCGGCAGATTTCCAGCGCGCTGCCAGCAGCACAGATTCAGCACTCGCCGCACTGTATGTGCCGCTGAATGAAAATGAATATCAGGGTATGGCAAAAAGTATGCTGCTTAGTCAGATAATACAGCCATGGTTTTACAATCAATTACGCACGGAAGAGCAACTTGGTTATGCGGTATTTACTTTTCCTGGCACGGTAGGGCGCCAGTGGGGCATCGGTTTTCTGTTACAAAGCAATGTCAAACAGCCAGCTG is a window from the Erwinia sp. genome containing:
- the ptrA gene encoding Protease 3 (ID:JIFNMEKO_00722;~source:Prodigal:2.6) produces the protein MRHYFSYIIMLLLLLTSGRVTAADNAGWQPVEQLIRKSEQDPRHYQAITLSNGMNVLLVSDPQATKSLAALTIPIGSLDNPTQQQGLAHYLEHMVLMGSVRYPQPDALAGFLKKHGGNHNASTASYRTSFYLEVENDALEPALARLADAIAAPSLDPLYADRERHAVNAELTMARSRDGLRMGQVTAETLNPSHPGALFFGGNLETLSDKPGSQLHQSLVDFYQRYYSANLMKAVIYSNASLAEMKLMAVKTWGRVANRHTLLPEIGVPVVTDKERGIMIHYVPAQPHKQLKIDFIIDNNSSQFRSKTDTLISYMLNNRTKNTLSDWLQQQGLAEGISAGADPMLYRNSGVFTISVSLKDKGLAERDRVIAAVFSYLQLLKSAGIDKRYFDEMGRVLNIDYRYPSITRDMNYIQWLADMLLRVPVEHVLDAPYLADDYNPAAIARRLSEMTPEAARIWVISPNEPHNKRAYFVDAPYQMEKITAAEFEQWQQLAGKVALSLPTPNPYIADDFTLVTQPAKALLPETLVDQPGFRVRYTPSQLFADEPKAMLTLTLRNPQTMSNAKNQVLYSLNDYLAALATDALRSQASIAGVNFSTTENGGVTFTLSGFTQYLPTLTEALLRDYANYQTDEQQLAQAKAWYLERLDAAERGKAFEQALQPAQLVSQLPYIQRRERRAVIPDITLADLKRYRLMLLQEATPDLLVVGNMAPGSVKKLAQSLKNITGSQGKRFWYGDDVVIDKKIAADFQRAASSTDSALAALYVPLNENEYQGMAKSMLLSQIIQPWFYNQLRTEEQLGYAVFTFPGTVGRQWGIGFLLQSNVKQPAALLARFQAFYPVAEARLQALKEEEFSQYQRALINDLEQRPQTAEEEAGRLNRDFDRGNLQFDSREKLIASLRQLTLPDLQRFFQQAVMKPDGLTLLSQIAGSQHDAKDYALPEGFTTWSDISAFQRTLSVKNIEP